A stretch of Physeter macrocephalus isolate SW-GA chromosome 6, ASM283717v5, whole genome shotgun sequence DNA encodes these proteins:
- the LOC112065907 gene encoding chronophin, giving the protein MARCERLRGAALRDVLGRAQGVLFDCDGVLWNGERAVPGAPELLERLARAGKAALFVSNNSRRARPELALRFARLGFGGLRAEQLFSSALCAARLLRQRLLGPPDAQGAVFVLGGEGLRAELRAAGLRLAGDPDEDPGSAPRVRAVLVGYDEHFSFAKLSEACAHLRDPDCLLVATDRDPWHPLSDGSRTPGTGSLAAAVETASGRQALVVGKPSPYMFECITEHFSVDPSRTLMVGDRLETDILFGHRCGMTTVLTLTGVSRLEEAQAYLAAGQHDLVPHYYVESIADMLEGLED; this is encoded by the exons ATGGCGCGCTGCGAACGGCTGCGCGGCGCGGCCCTGCGCGACGTGCTGGGCCGGGCGCAAGGGGTCCTTTTCGATTGCGACGGGGTACTGTGGAACGGCGAGCGCGCCGTGCCGGGCGCCCCGGAGCTGCTGGAGCGGCTGGCGCGGGCTGGCAAGGCGGCGCTGTTCGTGAGCAACAACAGCCGGCGCGCGCGGCCCGAGCTGGCCCTCCGCTTCGCGCGCCTCGGCTTCGGGGGGCTGCGCGCCGAGCAGCTCTTCAGCTCCGCGCTGTGCGCCGCGCGCTTGCTGCGCCAGCGCCTGCTCGGGCCGCCGGACGCGCAGGGCGCGGTGTTCGTGTTGGGCGGCGAGGGGCTGCGGGCCGAGCTGCGCGCTGCGGGGCTGCGCCTGGCGGGGGACCCCGACGAGGACCCGGGCTCGGCCCCGCGCGTGCGCGCCGTGCTGGTGGGCTACGACGAGCACTTCTCCTTCGCTAAGCTGAGCGAGGCCTGCGCGCACCTGCGCGACCCCGACTGCCTGCTGGTGGCCACCGACCGCGACCCGTGGCACCCGCTCAGCGACGGCAGCCGGACTCCCG GCACCGGGAGCCTGGCTGCCGCCGTAGAGACAGCCTCAGGCCGCCAGGCCCTGGTAGTGGGCAAGCCCAGCCCCTACATGTTCGAGTGCATCACAGAGCACTTCAGCGTGGACCCCAGCCGCACACTTATGGTGGGCGACCGCCTGGAGACCGACATCCTCTTCGGCCACCGCTGTGGCATGACCACCGTGCTCACGCTCACAGGCGTCTCCCGTCTGGAGGAGGCCCAGGCCTACCTGGCAGCCGGCCAGCACGACCTCGTGCCCCATTACTATGTGGAGAGCATCGCGGACATGCTGGAGGGGTTGGAGGACTGA
- the LOC112065875 gene encoding chronophin-like: MARCERLRGAALRDVLGRAQGVLFDCDGVLWNGERAVPGAPELLERLARAGKAALFVSNNSRRARPELALRFARLGFGGLRAEQLFSSALCAARLLRQRLLGPPDAQGAVFVLGGEGLRAELRAAGLRLAGDPDEDPGSAPRVRAVLVGYDEHFSFAKLSEACAHLRDPDCLLVATDRDPWHPLSDGSRTPAKRPAPARPTMPPPQVSSTRGSPPAPPPPPGSGSPVTPRALPRRLVGSSLRAPTGPRVTGCL, translated from the exons ATGGCGCGCTGCGAACGGCTGCGCGGCGCGGCCCTGCGCGACGTGCTGGGCCGGGCGCAAGGGGTCCTTTTCGATTGCGACGGGGTACTGTGGAACGGCGAGCGCGCCGTGCCGGGCGCCCCGGAGCTGCTGGAGCGGCTGGCGCGGGCTGGCAAGGCGGCGCTGTTCGTGAGCAACAACAGCCGGCGCGCGCGGCCCGAGCTGGCCCTCCGCTTCGCGCGCCTCGGCTTCGGGGGGCTGCGCGCCGAGCAGCTCTTCAGCTCCGCGCTGTGCGCCGCGCGCTTGCTGCGCCAGCGCCTGCTCGGGCCGCCGGACGCGCAGGGCGCGGTGTTCGTGTTGGGCGGCGAGGGGCTGCGGGCCGAGCTGCGCGCTGCGGGGCTGCGCCTGGCGGGGGACCCCGACGAGGACCCGGGCTCGGCCCCGCGCGTGCGCGCCGTGCTGGTGGGCTACGACGAGCACTTCTCCTTCGCTAAGCTGAGCGAGGCCTGCGCGCACCTGCGCGACCCCGACTGCCTGCTGGTGGCCACCGACCGCGACCCGTGGCACCCGCTCAGCGACGGCAGCCGGACTCCCG CCAAGCGCCCAGCGCCGGCCAGGCCCACCATGCCGCCCCCCCAGGTCTCCAGCACCCGCggctcccctccagccccacccccgccccctggcTCTGGCAGCCCTGTGACCCCCCGGGCTCTGCCCCGCCGTCTGGTTGGCAGCAGCCTCCGGGCCCCCACG GGTCCTCGGGTGACAGGCTGCCTCTAG